In a genomic window of Anomalospiza imberbis isolate Cuckoo-Finch-1a 21T00152 chromosome 5, ASM3175350v1, whole genome shotgun sequence:
- the MANSC4 gene encoding MANSC domain-containing protein 4 isoform X1 produces the protein MALLLAAVQVLLLLGLAGGSQCLCLPTAFYQNCWIRRFPGLLVDLRESQRRGAQLLKGYAEISPQQCSRTCCLLRNVSCNLAVFYHGAIHENRNCLHMSCPALESCILKAGVDVILYNITTGIDPDLLIFEKLKSQEPNAYSSASKSEKQHSTKTSEEGKCQHHNATTSGSPLLQAPPAATSHGLPANTPTPSWSLTVQRTEGTAYSAAETSPAAVAFAKRTSSRSVTSSDKIAHSAFSPKPAQVLSHVPTPPRLNSSKQHLNETKGYSGRNSTSGNETAAWEAAALGVWLIPVVLCSSLLCLCCCTVALTTGRCSCRRGHYKPVKTRTTMSRQLIKYAPVRGNL, from the exons atggctctgctgctggcagcggtacaagtgctgctgcttctgggtCTGGCTGGGGGGTCCCAGTGCCTCTGCTTGCCCACTGCCTTCTACCAGAACTGCTGGATCAGGCGCTTCCCAGGCCTCCTGGTGGACCTGCGTGAATCCCAGAGGAGGGGAGCCCAGCTGCTGAAGGGTTATGCAGAAATCTCcccccagcagtgcagcaggacctgctgcCTTCTGAGGAATG TTTCCTGCAATCTAGCAGTGTTCTACCATGGAGCCATTCATGAGAACAGGAACTGCCTGCACATGTCTTGCCCAGCTTTGGAAAGCTGCATTCTAAAGGCTGGAGTTGATGTCATTTTGTACAACATCACAACAG GGATTGATCCAGATCTTCTCATTTTTGAGAAACTGAAATCCCAAGAGCCAAATGCTTACTCCTCAGCAAGTAAATCtgagaagcagcacagcacaaagaCCTCTGAGGAGGGAAAATGCCAACATCACAATGCCACCACGTCGGGTTCTCCTCTGCTCCAAGCTCCACCTGCTGCCACGAGCCATGGCTTACCAGCAAACACTCCCACCCCCAGCTGGAGTCTGACGGTGCAGAGAACTGAAGGTACTGCCTATTCCGCGGCAGAAACTTCCCCAGCAGCCGTTGCTTTTGCTAAGAGGACAAGCAGCAGGTCGGTCACCAGCTCAGACAAGATTGCACACTCAGCTTTCAGCCCAAAGCCTGCCCAAGTGTTATCCCATGTGCCCACCCCTCCTCGCCTGAACAGCAGTAAGCAACACCTCAATGAAACCAAAGGCTACAGTGGGAGGAATTCCACGTCGGGTAACGAGACAGCTgcctgggaagctgcagctttgggggtcTGGCTGATTCCTGTTGTCCTTtgctcctctctcctctgcctgtgctgttgCACTGTTGCCCTCACAACCGGgcgctgcagctgcaggaggggtCACTATAAACCAGTAAAGACAAGAACAACCATGTCCAGACAGCTCATAAAGTATGCTCCTGTCAGAGGTAATCTGTGA
- the MANSC4 gene encoding MANSC domain-containing protein 4 isoform X2, with amino-acid sequence MFIPCKPVSCNLAVFYHGAIHENRNCLHMSCPALESCILKAGVDVILYNITTGIDPDLLIFEKLKSQEPNAYSSASKSEKQHSTKTSEEGKCQHHNATTSGSPLLQAPPAATSHGLPANTPTPSWSLTVQRTEGTAYSAAETSPAAVAFAKRTSSRSVTSSDKIAHSAFSPKPAQVLSHVPTPPRLNSSKQHLNETKGYSGRNSTSGNETAAWEAAALGVWLIPVVLCSSLLCLCCCTVALTTGRCSCRRGHYKPVKTRTTMSRQLIKYAPVRGNL; translated from the exons ATGTTTATACCATGCAAACCAG TTTCCTGCAATCTAGCAGTGTTCTACCATGGAGCCATTCATGAGAACAGGAACTGCCTGCACATGTCTTGCCCAGCTTTGGAAAGCTGCATTCTAAAGGCTGGAGTTGATGTCATTTTGTACAACATCACAACAG GGATTGATCCAGATCTTCTCATTTTTGAGAAACTGAAATCCCAAGAGCCAAATGCTTACTCCTCAGCAAGTAAATCtgagaagcagcacagcacaaagaCCTCTGAGGAGGGAAAATGCCAACATCACAATGCCACCACGTCGGGTTCTCCTCTGCTCCAAGCTCCACCTGCTGCCACGAGCCATGGCTTACCAGCAAACACTCCCACCCCCAGCTGGAGTCTGACGGTGCAGAGAACTGAAGGTACTGCCTATTCCGCGGCAGAAACTTCCCCAGCAGCCGTTGCTTTTGCTAAGAGGACAAGCAGCAGGTCGGTCACCAGCTCAGACAAGATTGCACACTCAGCTTTCAGCCCAAAGCCTGCCCAAGTGTTATCCCATGTGCCCACCCCTCCTCGCCTGAACAGCAGTAAGCAACACCTCAATGAAACCAAAGGCTACAGTGGGAGGAATTCCACGTCGGGTAACGAGACAGCTgcctgggaagctgcagctttgggggtcTGGCTGATTCCTGTTGTCCTTtgctcctctctcctctgcctgtgctgttgCACTGTTGCCCTCACAACCGGgcgctgcagctgcaggaggggtCACTATAAACCAGTAAAGACAAGAACAACCATGTCCAGACAGCTCATAAAGTATGCTCCTGTCAGAGGTAATCTGTGA